From the Endozoicomonas sp. Mp262 genome, the window TCTATTGAAAGACGTGCTATACCTGATCAGCGGGGCCGATAGCACCAACAAGCTGATTCTGGCCCAAAAAAAACGTTATCAGCTTGAACAGGTTTTCACGGGTATCCCGGGGGTGGAATCCAGAAAGCAGCCATCTTCGAAATCACCGAAGAACATCAGTCAAAAACACACGGCAACCCCCTCAGACAAAGCTCCATTTGTACTAAAAGAGCTACACAAACTATCTATTCTCGAAGCCCAGACTGAGCTGAACCATACCAGAAACGCCATTGATGACTTTCTCAGCCACCAGAGAAATATCGAGTTCTTAAGCAATGTTCCCACATTACTGGAAAGCGTCAGGGACACACTGAATATAACGCTGCTAACCAAATATGCTTCATTGGCTGATAAGGTAGCGCAGTACATTAGGGGATCATGGCTAGAGTCACGGAAACGGCCGCCTGAGCATGTGCTGACCCGTATTTCCCATTGCCTGAATGCCATAGATAACTCCCTTAAACGCCTCTATAAAGGCAATGCACAAGCGGCAGAGCACTCCTTTGACCAGGCATCCACGCTTGCTGACCAGCTAGTTTCTTCTGAAATAGAAGCCAACTCCCGGTCACTGGAAAGCATGGCATTTGAAGACCTGGAAGTCATTGTTGAAGAAGAGCCAGAAATTCTGCCAACCCCCAAATCAGAAATATCAACAGAACAGGCCAGTAATAAAAAAGAACTGACTTTTCAGTTCTCAGCTCAAGATCATGCCAACAATAACCCCGTTATTCAGGCCGACAAAAATAAAACAACAGAGACAAGTGAATTAAAAGAGATTGCCAGAACAGCACCTTTTGAAGAGACAGCCCATTTTATTCATAACGAGCTGAAAAGCAGCATAGTCATCTGGCAAGGCCAACGTGACCACCCTGATACACAAAAAATCATACGTGACTGGTTTTATACCCTTAAAGAACAAGCCAGAACCAGCGATGCCAATGTGATTGGCGAATTAGCCTCAGCTGTGGAAAATATGCTCAACCGGCTACTTTCCGGGGCCATTAAACCGGGTGACAGCATGCTATCCCTGGTGACCCATGTTACCCATATGCTACCTGACCTGATTGGCGATTATTGCTCTGACAGTCAGCTATTAACAGCTGAAGTGCTGCTGTTTATGGAACAGGCCGACGACCTGGCCCGGGGTGAGGCATTTTTTGCACCGGAAGAACTGGCAAGCCTTGAATCTCTTGAGGATGTACCGGAAGAAGTCCATCAAGCACAGCCTGAAGCGAAAGTAAGTAAGCCTGTGCCTATTCCCTCTGGTTTACTCCAGTCCGGAGAGCTGGATGTATTATTGGATGCCGACACCTATCTGGAAAGATGGTCAATATCCATTGCCTCAAGAGAACTGCAGCTCTTTAAAAAAGAGTTAAAAATACTGGGAGAAAAGGCCTCTGAAGCCAACATAGCGCCCCTTTCCCTGCTCTGTAACGTTCTGCTGGATGTGTGCAATTATCTTGGCAACCATGAAAGCACCTTACCAAAAGCACTGGCTCACCCACTTCATAAAGGGTTTGATGCACTAGTGAATATCCTGAACCAGGCTGCCGCCAGACAGACTATTGATTCGGTGGACTCAGTATTCAGTTCAATCCGGGATGCCCTGAAATCGCTGTTAAAGCAAAAAACCGAACCGAGCCTCAAGAGCACAGGAGATATAGAGCTTATCCGCCTGTTTCTTGAAGAAGCGCAGGAGATCACCGACAACTGCTCTACTGCCTTAAATAGCTGGCTTCGGCAGGGTAATGGCAGTCAGGCCCTGGGTGAACTCCAACGCAATCTCCATACCCTGAAAGGTGGAGCACGAATGGTGGGCTTTAATGGCCTGGCTGATATTAGCCATGCCATTGAGAGTGTCTATGAAACCATTACCGCGGGTTATCGCTCTCCATCAGAAGCACCTCTGGGATTACTGCAAAAGTCCCACGATCATATTGAAATCATGCTCCAGGCCATCAGCCGTGGCTTGCCCTGCCCACCGGCACAGAATTTTATCAGCCTGCTTGAGCAATGGTGTGAGGGCCCTGATTCACTTCAAAAACCTGAATCGAACCCAAACATCGATCTGCCTGATTATCTTGGCAAGCCGTCTTCATTAACAGCCTTATCTGATCAGTTCATTCAGGGGCAGGAACCGTCCCACACCAACGATGAAGTGCCTCTCGCTGTCAGCCAGAAAGATGGCATACAGTTCCTGCCATCCACGGGTATCAGCGCGTTTTCCAAAGAAAAAGTACGAGTCTCACAGGAACTTTTGGAGCAACTGATTACCCTTTCCGGAGAATCCAATGTCCACCGTTCCCAGGTAGAGCAGCAAATTCACAACATCGCTCATGCCCTGGGGGAAATGGATAGCACCACCCTCAGGCTTAAAGAACAGCTTCGCCGGCTTGATATGGAAACCCACGGGCAAATTTTATCAAGGCATCAGCAGAAAGCCGATGAAAACCCGGAGTTTGACCCACTGGAAATGGATCAGTACTCAGAACTGACCCAGCTTTCCAGCGCACTATCAGAATCTGCATCCGACCTGATAGACCTGGGACAATCAATACAGGATCAGAACAACAACGCCAGTACCTTACTTCAGCAACAGGCCAGGGCATTAACCCAACTACAGAAGCAACTGTCTGAAACACCCATGGTGCCCTTTGAACGACTATTACCCAGAATAAGGAAAACCACCGATCAAGTGTCCGGTGAGCTGAATAAACCCGTTGAGTTACATATAAACAGCGCTGAAAGCAAAATCGACCGGACAACACTGGAAAAAATTCAGGCGCCCCTTGAACATATCATTAGAAACGCCATAAACCACGGCATTGAAAATAGCATTGATGACCGAATAAAGGCTGGCAAGCCAGAGGCCGGTCAAATCACCCTGAAATTTTTCAATACCAGTACTCACTCTATTCTGGAAGTCAGTGATGATGGCCAGGGTATTGATCTTAATGCCGTCAGGGAAAAGGCCATAGAAAAAGGCATCATAGCCAAAGATGCCCAACTTGCTCACTCTGAACTGCTCCGCCTGATTCTGGCACCCGGCCTCTCCACTGCCAATAAAATCACCCAGATGTCTGGCCGGGGCGTCGGCCTGGATGTTGTCAGTAGCGAAATCAGTGAACTCGGCGGAAATATTAAAATAACCAGCCAACCGGGGCAGGGCACAGGGTTCAGTATACACCTGCCCATTCGCTCACCTATTGGCAGGGCATTATTGGTTCAGCAAAGTGACCGCCTTTACGCAATTCCCATGCAGTCCATTGATGGGCTGGCGATGGTTAGTCCTACGGAACTCCTGGCCTGCTATAAGGAAGAAAAAGGACTCGAATATGCTGGTATAAAACACCGGCTTATTTCATTCAACAGACTCCTTGGCAACAGAACTACCCGGGTTAAGACAGAACATGGCCCAGTTATTATTTTACAGCGGGGCGGTGAAAATTTTGCCCTCCATATTGATGCTATTTATGGAGGCAGGGAAATTATAACCCAACCCCTTGGCCCGCAGTTTGAGGAATTGTCCGGTGTTAATGGTGCAACCATTTTGGCAGATGGTTCTGTGGTTATAGTTATTGAACCCTTGGCCCTGATCAAAAAACACTATTCCCCACTGGCAAAAACAGATGCCGGTGAACTGGTGTCAGAAGATACCAATAAGACCAACACCTCAACCATTCTGATTGTGGATGATTCCATTACCATGCGTAAAGTGACATCCCGCCTTCTTGCCCGTAATGGTTATGAAGTGAGTTCTGCAAAAGATGGCACTGATGCCTTGCGTATAATCTCCGAAAAAAAACCGGACCTTGTTCTGCTGGATATCGAAATGCCAAAAATGGATGGCTTTGAAGTGGCCAGTGCTATTCGTAATGATCCCTCCTGCAAGACGTTGCCCATCATCATGGTGACCTCACGTACCGGGGAAAAGCATAAAGACCGGGCATTCAGCCTGGGTGTTAACGATTATGTGGGCAAGCCTTTCCAGGAAAACATCCTGCTTGAAACCGTTAAAAAACATCTAAGCAAGGCCGGGAGTTAATATGGACACCCCAACCACCAGCAGCCAGGAAATAAAATCCCTGCTGCTGCCACTGCAACAACACCCTTTACTCCTGCCCATGGCTTGTCTGGCAGAAGTGATTGACTATATCCAGCCTGAGAGTATTCAGGAGGACAACCATTGGTATTTGGGAGATATTGACTGGCGAGGCGTCACCGTTCCTTTAATGGCCTTTGAGCGTATTAATGAACAGCAATTTACCAGTCACTCAATCACCACGCGGATTGCCATACTGAAGAAAACCCTGACCAAGACCCCGTACAGTTTTTATGGTTTGATCATCCAGGGTGTCCCACAACCTTTAACGCTTGGTAAGCAGGATATATTGCCATCCAATGAAGTCACCGGGCCCGCTGAAAGAAGACAGGCCATCATTAACGGGTTACCCGCAATTATCCCAAATCTGGCCAGTGTGGAACATAAGTTGGCAGGCATAGGGAACATAAGTTGGCAGGCATAGGGAACAGCTAGAAGTCTGTGTATGGGGAATATAAAAATAATGCCCCAATCATGTGTTTTGGTATAGGATTGACCGTCGCTAATGACTATTCTCAGGGCAGGGTGAAAATCCCGACCGGCGGTAGTTCTCTTCAGGAGAAAAGCCCGCAAGCGCCTGCAAATCCAAGAAGCAGGGTCAGCAGATCTGGTGAAAATGCCACTGGCAGCCATTCCAGAGCCGACGGTTAGAGTCCGGATAGAAGAGGATAAAGGAATCCATAAACAAATGACCCCCACCAATCACCATAACCCCATTCTTGGCGCAGCCTGGATGCTATCTGCCGGAGCTGCCTTTGCAGGCGTTAATAGCCTGGGGCAGTATTTAAGCTTCAAGATGGGTATGCCATCATCCAATGTTGCCTTTTTCCAATACCTTATCGCCGTAGCTATCCTGTTACCCTGGATGAAACAGCAGGGTCTGGGTCACCTGTTAACAACGCGCCAACCCTTACTACACCTTCTGCGGGTTGGTTTTGCAGTCCTGGGGGTTCAATTCTGGCTATGGGCGCTTTCCTGGCCTGTACCTATCTGGCAGGGTATTGCCCTGTTAATGTTGTCCCCCCTTATCGCCACCGTTGGTTCAGGACTGCTGCTGGGAGAAACCGTCGGTATCGCCCGGTGGATAGCAACGTTAGCGGGTTTTCTGGGCGCCATGATTATCCTGGAACCCTGGGCCGAAGGTTTTAATCTGGCTTCGCTACTGCCAGTCATCGCTGCTTTTTTCTGGGCGGGTTACTCCCTGTTGGTAAAGTATCAGTCCCGCACAGAGCATTCTTCTACGATAGTCCTTTACCTGTTAGTGCTTATAGCGCCCTTTAATGCGGTGCTGGCAGCACCGGTTTTCAGCTGGCCCGCAGGGCAGGAATGGGTATTTCTGATAGCAGCCGGACTGTTAACCGGCATTGCCCAGCTGGCTATAGCCAAGGCCTATGAAGTAGCGGATGCTTCCTATATACAGCCTTTTGACCATGCCAAATTACCGATGAATGTGCTCGCAGGCTGGCTGGTGTTTGGCTGGGTGCCTCCCGGCCGTTTATGGCTGGGGGCTGCCATTATTGTCGGAGCATCGCTATTTATAGCACACCGGGAGAGCCGGTTTGCCAAGAGGCCGGAACGTATTGCTGATGCTTAGAAGCCTCGCCCGATAGGGCGGCAGTCACGACAAATCCCCCCACAGATAATGCATCAGCGCTGCTGCAGCAACAGGTGCCGTTTCTGTCCTCAACACCCTGGGTCCCATGGCCAATGCCTTAAAACCATGGGACTCAGCCATACCAATTTCATCGGCAGTCAAGCCCCCTTCCGGGCCAATTAACAGGGAAACAGAGTCTGGTTTGCTATAGCCCTCCAGCTTTTTATCGGTCCGATGATGAAGTACAAAGTTAAGGTCAGTGGTACGACTATCAAGCCACTGCGCTACGGTGACAGGAGGATGGATAACAGGAACCCGGTTTCTGCCACACTGCTCACAGGCACTGATAGCCACCTGTTGCCAATGCTTAATCCGCTTTTCCTGGCGTTCAGCATTTAACCGGACTTCACAACGCTCACTCAAAATTGGCGTAATATCGGTGATTCCCATCTCGGTGGCTTTCTGAATGGCATAATCCATTCTTTCACCACGACTCAGGGACTGACCAAGCTCAATGCGTAAAGGTGACTCAGAGTCAGAATCCCGTCGGCTTTCCAGCAGCACCGATACCTGCTTTTTAGAAACTGAAGCGACCTGGCCCTGAAATGACCCACCTTCGCCATTAAAAAGAATCAAAGGCTCACCGGCCTTCATTCGCAGGACACGACCCACATGATTTGCAGCAGTGTCTATCAGCTCGACAGTTGTCCCTGCAACTAATGGTTGAGGGGTATATATTCTGGGATTTCTCATAGGTACGGCAATAACCCGTGATGAAATAGCGGTTAAATAACCTATTGTACTGACACCTAACCCAAGAACATACCCAGTCTATACTAATTTATAAGGTGGCGTTTTCTATTTATTCTGACAGGGAGATCAAAACATGGAACCCACTTCCCCCCCACCTCCAGTTCCTCCAAAAAGCCCTGAGCTATTAGCCGACCTCAAGGCAGAACAAGAACTTAGCCATAATAAAGGCGAAACCAGAGTCGCTAAAAAGCCTTGGCTCAGTCGAAAAGTAGAAGCACTTAAATCGGGTATCATTACTTTAAGACAAAGGAAAGCATCTTCACCGGAATCAAAAGCCACATCACTTCCTCCGACAACAAAATTAATAGAAAGAAAAACCAGGCCTTTCAATATTTCTCACGACATAGTATTCAATAGATTAGGAGAAGGGAACTTTGGACGTGTCGATCAAGTACTAAAAGGAAACGAGACCCATGGAAAATTATGGGTTGCCAAAACCGATAAAGAAACACATGAACAAGTTATTGATAATGAAGAAATCATGAGGCACTTGGGCAAACACCCTAATATTGTGCGTGTTGATTTTGATAAAAAACTAATGAGGGATGAAGGACATCCTCTATCCACACTTATTGATATGACAGTAAATCCACCCTCCGAAAAAAAAAGAACTCCTGCAAAAATAAATTCTGACCAGAAATTGCCTGCTTCACTCATCCGCAATATAGGCAAGCAACTTTTCACCGGAATAAATTATATACATGCAAAAGGCATCACCCATTTTGACCTCAAGCCTGAAAATATTTTAATCGGTAAAGAAGGAAACGTTAAAATTGCAGATTTTGGCTGTGCCCGTCGATGTAAACCGGGAGAATTTCTTGCCCAGGGAAGTGGTGATAATCGCTATATGCCTCCCGATGTATTTCCAAAAGGCAAGGCAAGGTCAACTTCATTGGATAATTGGTCTGCCGGCTGCTGTTTATATGAGTTGGTATCCGGTAACAAACTGGTGGAATCACCCCGTGGAATTTTTACTGAAATCTACAATGTTAAGCATTGGAAAGACCTCCCTGACGGAGCCTTTTATAATTATGCCCCTGTAGAATCTTTCATCAAAAATAAGCTAAAAGCCCTTGAAGTATCTTTGAAAGAGGAATCCCCTCGTCGCTTCAGTGATGTAGAAATTAATGATCTACTTAATATGTTAAAATTAGCCCTACAGGCACACCCAAAGAAACGGGGAGGGTCACGACAACTTCTTAACGACCCGTTCTTCTTATCTCCAAGGCCTACCCGTAGGTAATTCATTAACAGCAAACATCAATTTTCCACTTTTGCTCATTGATGTTCAGTTTTTGAACAAGCCTAAATTGCTACATATTGACAAACTGGGCTTTGCCATATTCAGTGTATAAAAATGCAAGCCGGCAGCCCCTTCATTTAATAACTTTTCACACATCCTGGTGACCATTTCCTCACCAAACTGATTAATACTTTGGCTATC encodes:
- a CDS encoding 16S rRNA (uracil(1498)-N(3))-methyltransferase, with protein sequence MRNPRIYTPQPLVAGTTVELIDTAANHVGRVLRMKAGEPLILFNGEGGSFQGQVASVSKKQVSVLLESRRDSDSESPLRIELGQSLSRGERMDYAIQKATEMGITDITPILSERCEVRLNAERQEKRIKHWQQVAISACEQCGRNRVPVIHPPVTVAQWLDSRTTDLNFVLHHRTDKKLEGYSKPDSVSLLIGPEGGLTADEIGMAESHGFKALAMGPRVLRTETAPVAAAALMHYLWGDLS
- a CDS encoding response regulator → MAEYKDDLEKKQTEVDVRQSLSAIRQALETYLDSPKEKKRLAISQDRLHEVLSPLKQLKPVTTRRLAEEILETASALINNQTTNAQFATETLIQGITQLSNLIGKPASPPEALIELLNALRTARHQPPLSALDLFDPVIRNSIPPLEKEQLDHLIKSGAIKVFKKIRQKYQICLTSYLRKKEPEQSLSLMNKLFGKLQNLTWGSPSSVLWDASAALVQGLMEQSIPSSDKGNSLLKALDFQLKQLIESNGLEVNYPPSPSLLKDVLYLISGADSTNKLILAQKKRYQLEQVFTGIPGVESRKQPSSKSPKNISQKHTATPSDKAPFVLKELHKLSILEAQTELNHTRNAIDDFLSHQRNIEFLSNVPTLLESVRDTLNITLLTKYASLADKVAQYIRGSWLESRKRPPEHVLTRISHCLNAIDNSLKRLYKGNAQAAEHSFDQASTLADQLVSSEIEANSRSLESMAFEDLEVIVEEEPEILPTPKSEISTEQASNKKELTFQFSAQDHANNNPVIQADKNKTTETSELKEIARTAPFEETAHFIHNELKSSIVIWQGQRDHPDTQKIIRDWFYTLKEQARTSDANVIGELASAVENMLNRLLSGAIKPGDSMLSLVTHVTHMLPDLIGDYCSDSQLLTAEVLLFMEQADDLARGEAFFAPEELASLESLEDVPEEVHQAQPEAKVSKPVPIPSGLLQSGELDVLLDADTYLERWSISIASRELQLFKKELKILGEKASEANIAPLSLLCNVLLDVCNYLGNHESTLPKALAHPLHKGFDALVNILNQAAARQTIDSVDSVFSSIRDALKSLLKQKTEPSLKSTGDIELIRLFLEEAQEITDNCSTALNSWLRQGNGSQALGELQRNLHTLKGGARMVGFNGLADISHAIESVYETITAGYRSPSEAPLGLLQKSHDHIEIMLQAISRGLPCPPAQNFISLLEQWCEGPDSLQKPESNPNIDLPDYLGKPSSLTALSDQFIQGQEPSHTNDEVPLAVSQKDGIQFLPSTGISAFSKEKVRVSQELLEQLITLSGESNVHRSQVEQQIHNIAHALGEMDSTTLRLKEQLRRLDMETHGQILSRHQQKADENPEFDPLEMDQYSELTQLSSALSESASDLIDLGQSIQDQNNNASTLLQQQARALTQLQKQLSETPMVPFERLLPRIRKTTDQVSGELNKPVELHINSAESKIDRTTLEKIQAPLEHIIRNAINHGIENSIDDRIKAGKPEAGQITLKFFNTSTHSILEVSDDGQGIDLNAVREKAIEKGIIAKDAQLAHSELLRLILAPGLSTANKITQMSGRGVGLDVVSSEISELGGNIKITSQPGQGTGFSIHLPIRSPIGRALLVQQSDRLYAIPMQSIDGLAMVSPTELLACYKEEKGLEYAGIKHRLISFNRLLGNRTTRVKTEHGPVIILQRGGENFALHIDAIYGGREIITQPLGPQFEELSGVNGATILADGSVVIVIEPLALIKKHYSPLAKTDAGELVSEDTNKTNTSTILIVDDSITMRKVTSRLLARNGYEVSSAKDGTDALRIISEKKPDLVLLDIEMPKMDGFEVASAIRNDPSCKTLPIIMVTSRTGEKHKDRAFSLGVNDYVGKPFQENILLETVKKHLSKAGS
- a CDS encoding DMT family transporter; amino-acid sequence: MTPTNHHNPILGAAWMLSAGAAFAGVNSLGQYLSFKMGMPSSNVAFFQYLIAVAILLPWMKQQGLGHLLTTRQPLLHLLRVGFAVLGVQFWLWALSWPVPIWQGIALLMLSPLIATVGSGLLLGETVGIARWIATLAGFLGAMIILEPWAEGFNLASLLPVIAAFFWAGYSLLVKYQSRTEHSSTIVLYLLVLIAPFNAVLAAPVFSWPAGQEWVFLIAAGLLTGIAQLAIAKAYEVADASYIQPFDHAKLPMNVLAGWLVFGWVPPGRLWLGAAIIVGASLFIAHRESRFAKRPERIADA
- a CDS encoding protein kinase; the protein is MEPTSPPPPVPPKSPELLADLKAEQELSHNKGETRVAKKPWLSRKVEALKSGIITLRQRKASSPESKATSLPPTTKLIERKTRPFNISHDIVFNRLGEGNFGRVDQVLKGNETHGKLWVAKTDKETHEQVIDNEEIMRHLGKHPNIVRVDFDKKLMRDEGHPLSTLIDMTVNPPSEKKRTPAKINSDQKLPASLIRNIGKQLFTGINYIHAKGITHFDLKPENILIGKEGNVKIADFGCARRCKPGEFLAQGSGDNRYMPPDVFPKGKARSTSLDNWSAGCCLYELVSGNKLVESPRGIFTEIYNVKHWKDLPDGAFYNYAPVESFIKNKLKALEVSLKEESPRRFSDVEINDLLNMLKLALQAHPKKRGGSRQLLNDPFFLSPRPTRR
- a CDS encoding chemotaxis protein CheW, coding for MDTPTTSSQEIKSLLLPLQQHPLLLPMACLAEVIDYIQPESIQEDNHWYLGDIDWRGVTVPLMAFERINEQQFTSHSITTRIAILKKTLTKTPYSFYGLIIQGVPQPLTLGKQDILPSNEVTGPAERRQAIINGLPAIIPNLASVEHKLAGIGNISWQA